The proteins below come from a single Vidua chalybeata isolate OUT-0048 chromosome 1, bVidCha1 merged haplotype, whole genome shotgun sequence genomic window:
- the PENK gene encoding proenkephalin-A: MALLLRLGCSLLALSACLLPRARADCGRDCAACAYHLGPRAGIHPLACTLECEGKLPSAKAWETCKELLQLAKLDLSEDGNIAPGDKKELDENHLLAKKYGGFMKRYGGFMKKMDELYRAEPEDEANGGEILAKRYGGFMKKDSDDDALANSSDLLKELLGTGDNPEAAHYRELNENDGDVSKRYGGFMRSIKRSPELEDEAKELQKRYGGFMRRVGRPEWWLDYQKRYGGFLKRFADSILPSEEDGETYSKEVPEMEKRYGGFMRF; encoded by the exons ATGGCGTTGCTCCTGAGACTCGGCTGCTCGCTGCTGGCCCTCAGCGCCTGCCTGCTCCCGAGGGCGCGGGCCGACTGCGGCCGCGACTGCGCCGCCTGCGCCTACCACCTGGGACCCCGCGCCGGCATCCACCCCCTG GCATGTACACTAGAATGTGAAGGAAAACTGCCTTCTGCCAAAGCCTGGGAGACCTGCAAGGAGCTCTTGCAACTGGCAAAGCTGGATCTTTCTGAGGATGGCAACATTGCTCCAGGAGACAAGAAAGAGCTGGATGAGAACCATTTGCTTGCGAAGAAGTATGGAGGCTTCATGAAAAGATATGGGGgtttcatgaagaaaatggatgAGCTCTATAGGGCAGAACCAGAGGATGAAGCTAATGGAGGAGAAATCCTGGCTAAGAGGTATGGAGGGTTTATGAAGAAAGACTCAGATGACGATGCCCTTGCCAACTCCTCTGACCTGCTGAAGGAGCTTCTAGGAACAGGGGATAACCCTGAAGCGGCGCACTATCGAGAGCTAAATGAAAATGACGGCGATGTCAGCAAAAGATATGGAGGCTTCATGAGAAGCATAAAGCGCAGCCCTGAATTGGAAGATGAGGCCAAAGAGCTGCAAAAGAGATACGGTGGCTTCATGAGAAGAGTGGGCAGGCCAGAGTGGTGGCTGGATTACCAGAAACGATATGGTGGGTTCCTTAAGCGCTTTGCCGACTCCATTCTCCCTtcagaagaagatggggaaacTTATTCCAAAGAAGTCCCAGAGATGGAAAAGAGATATGGTGGTTTTATGAGATTTTAA